The following coding sequences are from one Novosphingobium sp. KACC 22771 window:
- the pstA gene encoding phosphate ABC transporter permease PstA yields the protein MALNRHLFDRHARRKLVNYGFVGLTMAATAVAVIALLLILWSLVANGLGGIGLHIFTMDQPPPEMPGGLRNAILGSLEMCAIGMVMAVVIGILAGTWLAEYGEGKRLAEVVRFLNDVLLSAPSILIGLFVYEILVRPLHGFSAGAGAVALAFVATPVVTRTTEDILRLQSNQLREAGMAIGAGKSYVIRAIIWRASRPGLVTGALLGFARISGETAPLLFTSLGNPNLSFALTQPMGALPTTIYQFALSAFDDWRALAWVGALLIAITVLAANIIGRALARGSHQS from the coding sequence ATGGCATTGAACCGGCATCTGTTCGACCGCCATGCCCGGCGCAAGCTGGTCAATTACGGCTTTGTCGGCCTGACCATGGCGGCGACCGCTGTCGCGGTGATCGCGCTCCTGCTGATCCTGTGGTCGTTGGTGGCCAATGGGCTGGGCGGCATCGGGCTGCATATTTTTACCATGGATCAACCCCCGCCCGAAATGCCCGGCGGCCTGCGCAATGCCATTCTCGGCTCGCTGGAAATGTGCGCGATCGGCATGGTGATGGCAGTGGTCATCGGCATTCTGGCCGGCACATGGCTGGCCGAATATGGCGAGGGCAAGCGTCTGGCCGAGGTGGTGCGGTTTTTGAACGATGTGCTGCTCTCGGCGCCCTCGATCCTGATCGGCCTGTTTGTCTATGAAATTCTCGTGCGGCCGCTGCATGGATTTTCCGCCGGGGCGGGCGCGGTGGCGCTGGCCTTTGTGGCGACGCCCGTGGTGACGCGCACGACCGAGGACATCCTGCGCCTGCAATCGAACCAGTTGCGCGAGGCGGGCATGGCGATCGGGGCAGGCAAGAGCTATGTCATCCGCGCGATCATCTGGCGCGCGTCGCGTCCCGGTCTGGTCACAGGCGCGCTCTTGGGTTTTGCGCGTATTTCGGGCGAGACGGCGCCTCTGCTTTTCACCTCGTTGGGCAATCCCAACCTCTCCTTTGCCCTGACCCAGCCGATGGGCGCGTTGCCCACCACCATCTATCAATTCGCGCTCTCGGCCTTTGACGACTGGCGGGCGCTGGCATGGGTGGGGGCGCTGTTGATTGCCATTACCGTCCTTGCCGCCAACATTATCGGACGCGCTTTGGCGCGGGGGAGCCATCAGTCGTGA
- the plsY gene encoding glycerol-3-phosphate 1-O-acyltransferase PlsY, translating to MSLMVASVLGYALGSVPFGLLLTRAFGAGDLRSIGSGNIGATNVLRTGRKGLAAATLLLDGGKGAAAVLIAGLLPAGHFADGAAGATWLALAGGAGAMVGHCFPVWLKFKGGKGVATMLGVALGLAWPVGLICLLAWVGMFKLSRISSVGGMSAALAAPIGALALGHTVMVPVLAALAALVLYQHRENIARLRAGTEPKVGAKKG from the coding sequence ATGTCTTTGATGGTGGCCTCGGTGCTGGGTTATGCGCTGGGTTCGGTGCCTTTTGGCCTGCTGTTGACACGGGCCTTTGGTGCGGGCGATCTGCGCTCGATCGGTTCGGGCAATATCGGGGCGACCAATGTGCTGCGCACCGGGCGTAAAGGTCTGGCGGCGGCAACGCTGCTGCTCGATGGCGGCAAGGGGGCGGCGGCGGTGCTGATCGCGGGCCTGCTGCCTGCCGGGCATTTTGCCGATGGGGCCGCCGGGGCAACTTGGCTGGCGCTGGCGGGCGGGGCCGGGGCGATGGTGGGCCATTGCTTCCCGGTCTGGCTGAAATTCAAGGGTGGCAAGGGCGTGGCCACGATGCTGGGCGTGGCGCTGGGGCTGGCGTGGCCGGTTGGGCTGATCTGCCTGCTGGCGTGGGTTGGCATGTTCAAACTCTCGCGCATTTCCAGCGTGGGTGGGATGAGCGCTGCGCTGGCCGCGCCCATTGGCGCGCTGGCGCTGGGGCATACGGTCATGGTGCCGGTGCTGGCCGCGCTGGCCGCGCTGGTGCTGTATCAGCATCGCGAGAACATCGCCCGCCTGCGCGCCGGGACCGAACCGAAAGTGGGCGCGAAAAAGGGATGA
- the hemA gene encoding 5-aminolevulinate synthase, producing MNYDQIFDAAIDRLHSEGRYRVFIDILRNKGAYPNARCFAGHNGPKPITVWCSNDYLAMGQHPKVIAAMEEALHDVGAGSGGTRNIGGNTHYHIQLEEELADLHGKQGALLFTSGYVSNDATLSTLAKILPGCVIFSDELNHASMIAGIRNSGAEKKVFRHNDVEHLEELLKETDPSVPKLVAFESVYSMDGDIAPIHEICDLAEKYNALTYIDEVHAVGMYGPRGGGITDRDNAAHRIDIIEGTLGKAFGVMGGYIAADKRIIDVIRSYAPGFIFTTSLSPVLVAGVLASVRHLKASCVERDGQQAAAAGLKAMMREAGLPVMNSTTHIVPLMVGDPVKAKKISDILLAEYGVYVQPINFPTVPRGTERLRFTPGPQHTEAMMRDLTSALVEIWDRLELKLAA from the coding sequence GTGAACTACGATCAGATTTTCGACGCAGCTATCGACCGCCTGCATTCCGAAGGGCGGTATCGCGTGTTTATCGACATCCTGCGTAACAAGGGCGCCTATCCCAACGCGCGCTGTTTTGCCGGACATAACGGCCCCAAACCGATCACGGTGTGGTGCAGCAACGACTATCTGGCGATGGGGCAGCACCCCAAGGTGATCGCCGCGATGGAAGAAGCGCTGCATGACGTGGGCGCGGGCAGCGGCGGCACGCGCAACATCGGCGGCAACACCCATTACCATATCCAGTTGGAAGAAGAACTGGCCGACCTGCATGGCAAGCAGGGCGCACTGCTCTTTACCTCCGGCTATGTGTCGAATGATGCCACGCTCTCGACGCTTGCCAAGATCCTGCCCGGATGCGTGATCTTTTCCGACGAATTGAACCATGCCAGCATGATCGCCGGCATCCGCAATTCGGGCGCGGAAAAGAAGGTGTTCCGTCACAATGACGTTGAGCATCTCGAAGAACTGCTGAAGGAAACCGATCCCAGCGTGCCCAAGCTGGTGGCGTTTGAATCGGTCTATTCGATGGATGGCGATATCGCCCCGATCCACGAAATCTGCGATCTGGCGGAAAAGTACAACGCGCTGACCTATATCGACGAGGTTCACGCGGTCGGCATGTATGGCCCGCGCGGCGGCGGCATCACCGATCGCGACAATGCCGCCCACCGTATCGACATTATCGAAGGCACGCTGGGCAAGGCTTTCGGCGTGATGGGCGGCTATATCGCGGCGGACAAACGCATCATCGACGTGATCCGCTCCTATGCGCCGGGTTTTATCTTCACGACTTCGCTCTCGCCGGTGCTGGTCGCGGGCGTGCTGGCTTCGGTGCGCCATTTGAAGGCCTCCTGCGTTGAGCGCGATGGCCAGCAGGCGGCGGCGGCGGGCCTCAAGGCCATGATGCGCGAGGCCGGTCTGCCGGTGATGAATTCGACCACCCATATCGTGCCGCTGATGGTGGGCGATCCGGTCAAGGCCAAAAAGATCAGCGACATCCTGCTGGCCGAATATGGCGTCTATGTGCAGCCCATCAACTTCCCCACCGTGCCGCGCGGGACCGAACGCCTGCGTTTTACGCCGGGACCGCAGCATACCGAGGCGATGATGCGCGATCTGACCTCTGCGCTGGTGGAAATCTGGGATCGGCTGGAGTTGAAGCTGGCGGCTTGA
- the dprA gene encoding DNA-processing protein DprA, whose protein sequence is MSGAGEEAQTGAGFTLSREEGLARIRLIRSPNIGPVTYGQLLRRFGDARRALDALPDLAARGDGRASGKGRQPYRAVDAGVIEAEIKAVRAAGARYIFHDSPDYPPLLRQVDSAPPLLIARGRADLSRAAPVAMVGARNASAAAMRLAREIAGGLVEAGYPVVSGLAVGIDAAAHEGALAGRGESYASASTIAVIGGGIDISYPPDNAALQSRIAEEGLLLTEAPPGVEPTRRHFPARNRIIAGIAAGTVVVEAALKSGSLITARLAGDYGREVMAVPGSPLDPRSHGCNEMIRDGAILIQRAEDIIELIASFDGVPRSHFHEEGSDALAGFGEETDAQEAPEDADASTDANDRIAALLGLAPVGVDEIVRQTGLSAGGVQMALIELELAGVIRRHAGGRVSRIV, encoded by the coding sequence ATGAGCGGAGCAGGCGAGGAAGCACAGACCGGCGCGGGTTTCACCCTGAGCCGCGAGGAGGGGCTGGCGCGCATCCGTCTGATCCGATCGCCCAACATTGGGCCGGTGACCTATGGCCAGTTGCTGCGCCGCTTTGGCGATGCACGGCGGGCGCTCGATGCGCTGCCCGATCTGGCGGCGCGGGGCGACGGGCGCGCCAGCGGCAAGGGCCGTCAGCCCTATCGCGCGGTGGATGCAGGCGTTATCGAGGCAGAGATCAAGGCCGTCCGCGCGGCGGGTGCGCGCTATATCTTTCATGATTCGCCCGATTATCCCCCTCTGCTGCGTCAGGTCGATTCGGCCCCGCCATTATTGATCGCGCGCGGGCGGGCCGATCTGTCGCGGGCCGCGCCCGTGGCGATGGTGGGCGCGCGCAATGCCAGCGCGGCGGCGATGCGGCTGGCCCGCGAAATTGCCGGTGGGCTGGTCGAGGCGGGCTATCCGGTGGTGTCGGGCCTAGCGGTCGGCATTGATGCGGCCGCCCACGAGGGCGCGCTGGCCGGGCGCGGTGAATCCTATGCCAGCGCGAGCACGATTGCCGTCATCGGCGGCGGCATCGACATCAGCTATCCACCGGACAATGCCGCGCTGCAATCGCGCATTGCCGAGGAGGGCCTGCTGCTGACCGAGGCGCCGCCCGGCGTCGAGCCGACGCGCCGTCATTTCCCGGCGCGCAACCGCATCATCGCCGGCATCGCCGCGGGCACCGTGGTGGTCGAGGCCGCGCTCAAGTCCGGATCGCTGATAACCGCGCGGCTGGCGGGCGATTACGGGCGCGAGGTGATGGCGGTGCCTGGATCGCCGCTGGACCCGCGCAGCCATGGCTGCAACGAAATGATCCGCGACGGCGCCATCCTGATCCAGCGGGCCGAGGACATTATCGAGCTGATCGCCAGTTTCGACGGCGTGCCGCGTTCGCATTTCCATGAGGAAGGCAGCGACGCTCTGGCGGGCTTTGGCGAGGAGACGGACGCGCAGGAGGCGCCAGAAGACGCGGACGCCAGCACTGACGCCAATGACCGGATTGCCGCGCTGCTGGGCCTGGCCCCGGTGGGGGTGGACGAGATCGTGCGCCAGACGGGCCTGAGCGCGGGGGGTGTTCAGATGGCGCTGATCGAGCTGGAATTGGCCGGGGTGATCCGCCGCCATGCCGGGGGCCGGGTCAGCCGCATTGTATGA
- the pstB gene encoding phosphate ABC transporter ATP-binding protein PstB — MEQRVLDVRGLNFFYGKHQALFGVDLPVARGKITALIGPSGCGKSTLLRTLNKIYDLYPGQRAEGQILFNGENLLGGGEPVEDAPPASGAPIHGDNARLRARIGMVFQRPTPFPMSIYENIAFGVRLHRNVSRAQMDEIVETSLTRAALWDEVKDKLDKSGLSLSGGQQQRLCVARGIAVEPEVLLLDEPASALDPLSTAKLETALIELKQSFTIVIVTHNLQQAARISDYTGFMLMGKMVEFRPSGEAFVRPATAAMRDYVTGRYG, encoded by the coding sequence ATGGAGCAGCGGGTGCTCGACGTGCGCGGGCTGAACTTTTTCTATGGCAAGCATCAGGCGCTGTTCGGCGTCGATCTGCCGGTGGCGCGGGGCAAGATCACGGCGTTGATCGGGCCGTCGGGCTGTGGCAAATCGACGCTGCTGCGCACGCTCAACAAGATCTATGACCTCTATCCCGGCCAGCGCGCCGAGGGGCAGATCCTGTTCAACGGCGAAAACCTGCTGGGCGGGGGCGAGCCGGTGGAGGATGCGCCGCCGGCTTCTGGCGCGCCCATCCATGGCGACAATGCCCGGCTGCGCGCCCGTATCGGCATGGTGTTTCAGCGGCCGACGCCCTTCCCCATGTCGATCTATGAAAACATCGCCTTTGGCGTGCGCCTGCACCGCAATGTCTCGCGCGCCCAGATGGATGAGATCGTTGAGACATCACTGACCCGCGCGGCGCTGTGGGACGAGGTCAAGGACAAGCTGGACAAATCAGGCTTGAGCCTTTCGGGTGGGCAGCAGCAGCGCCTTTGCGTGGCGCGCGGGATCGCGGTCGAGCCGGAAGTGCTGCTGCTCGACGAACCCGCCTCGGCGCTCGATCCGCTCTCCACGGCCAAGCTGGAAACGGCGCTGATTGAATTGAAGCAGAGTTTCACCATCGTCATCGTCACCCACAACCTGCAGCAGGCGGCGCGGATTTCGGACTACACCGGCTTTATGCTGATGGGCAAAATGGTCGAGTTCCGGCCCTCGGGCGAGGCCTTTGTGCGGCCCGCAACGGCGGCGATGCGGGATTATGTGACGGGTAGGTATGGGTGA
- the topA gene encoding type I DNA topoisomerase, giving the protein MQLVIVESPAKAKTIEKYLGKDYRVLASYGHIRDLPPKDGSVRPDEDFAMDWELYGDKQARVREIADLAKQADRLILATDPDREGEAISWHVRELLAKRRALPKEVERVTFNAITKDAVTTAMKHPRELDQDLIDAYLARRALDYLFGFTLSPVLWRKLPGAKSAGRVQSVALRLIVQREREIELFKPEEYWQVIARMMHDGSQFPARLVKFEGKKLEKLSLGDAGIAQRAKEAVEQGAFRVEEVETKPVRRNPYPPFTTSTLQQEAARKLGFSASHTMRVAQTLYEAGAITYMRTDGVQMDPSAIAAARREITERFSGHYCPEKPRHYETKAKNAQEAHEAIRPTEFGRDHYGSGDEARLYDLIWKRALASQMASAALERTTVTMRDGTGMHELRATGQVVKFPGFMAVYDESRDNKSDDDDDANLLPLMNKGDMPMKQGVEATQHFTQPPPRYSEASLVKRLEELGIGRPSTYAATLQVLKDRAYVRTEKNRFFAEETGRLLTSFLERFFDRYVAYDFTAGMEDELDDVSGGRAQWRTVLEAFWKDFKPKSDEVMEKKPSEVTEALDEFLSDYLFPPREDGSDPRKCPQCEAGRLSLRGGKYGAFVACSNYPECKFTRKFAQPGGSADAGEEGELGKHPETGEPIMRKAGRFGPYIQMGEGDTRKMASIPKDIGEMTLDWAVKLLSLPRTIGPHPETGEPITASIGRYGPYLAHNGKYARLRSTAEVFETGMNLAVTKLAEAAAGGGRSRNAPAEPLKVFGAHPTTGGEIKLLAGRYGAYVTDGTTNATLPKAVEQDKLTLEQAIALIDEKAAKGPSTKGKKKAPAKKAAPKKAAAKKADDGEAAAKPAAKKAAAKKPSAKKAPAKKAAAAKD; this is encoded by the coding sequence ATGCAGCTTGTTATTGTCGAATCCCCGGCCAAGGCGAAGACCATCGAGAAGTATCTCGGCAAGGATTACCGCGTGCTGGCCAGCTATGGCCATATCCGCGATCTGCCGCCCAAGGATGGATCGGTGCGCCCCGATGAAGACTTCGCGATGGATTGGGAACTCTATGGCGACAAGCAGGCCCGCGTGCGCGAGATTGCCGATCTGGCCAAGCAGGCCGACCGACTGATCCTGGCGACTGACCCTGATCGCGAGGGTGAGGCGATTTCCTGGCACGTACGCGAATTGCTGGCCAAGCGGCGCGCTCTGCCCAAGGAGGTGGAGCGCGTTACCTTCAACGCCATCACCAAAGATGCCGTCACCACGGCGATGAAGCATCCGCGTGAGCTGGATCAGGATTTGATCGACGCCTATCTGGCGCGGCGGGCGCTCGACTATCTGTTCGGCTTCACGCTTTCGCCGGTGCTGTGGCGCAAATTGCCGGGTGCGAAATCGGCGGGCCGCGTGCAGTCGGTGGCGCTGCGCCTGATCGTTCAGCGCGAGCGCGAGATCGAACTCTTCAAGCCCGAGGAATATTGGCAGGTCATCGCGCGCATGATGCATGACGGCTCGCAATTCCCCGCGCGGCTGGTCAAGTTTGAAGGCAAGAAGCTGGAGAAGCTGAGCCTTGGCGATGCGGGCATTGCCCAGCGCGCCAAGGAAGCGGTCGAGCAGGGTGCCTTCCGCGTCGAGGAGGTGGAAACCAAGCCGGTCCGCCGCAATCCCTATCCGCCTTTCACCACATCGACGCTGCAACAGGAAGCGGCGCGCAAGCTGGGCTTTTCGGCCAGCCACACGATGCGCGTGGCGCAAACGCTGTATGAGGCGGGCGCGATCACCTATATGCGTACCGATGGCGTGCAGATGGACCCCAGCGCCATTGCCGCCGCCCGCCGCGAAATCACCGAGCGTTTTTCCGGCCATTACTGCCCCGAAAAGCCGCGCCATTATGAAACCAAGGCCAAGAACGCGCAGGAGGCCCACGAAGCCATCCGCCCGACCGAGTTTGGCCGCGACCATTATGGCAGCGGCGACGAGGCGCGCCTGTATGACCTGATCTGGAAGCGCGCTTTGGCCAGCCAGATGGCGAGCGCCGCACTGGAGCGCACCACGGTGACCATGCGCGACGGCACGGGCATGCATGAACTGCGCGCGACCGGTCAGGTGGTCAAGTTCCCCGGCTTTATGGCGGTCTATGACGAGAGCCGCGATAACAAGTCGGACGATGATGACGATGCGAACCTGCTGCCCCTGATGAACAAGGGCGACATGCCCATGAAGCAGGGCGTGGAGGCCACCCAGCATTTCACCCAGCCTCCGCCGCGCTATTCCGAAGCGTCGCTGGTCAAGCGGCTGGAAGAATTGGGCATCGGGCGTCCCTCGACCTATGCGGCGACGTTGCAGGTGCTGAAGGATCGCGCCTATGTGCGCACTGAAAAGAACCGCTTCTTTGCCGAGGAAACGGGGCGTCTGCTGACATCCTTCCTTGAGCGATTCTTTGACCGCTATGTCGCTTATGATTTTACGGCGGGCATGGAAGACGAGTTGGACGATGTGTCGGGCGGGCGGGCGCAATGGCGCACGGTGCTCGAAGCGTTCTGGAAGGATTTCAAGCCCAAGTCCGACGAGGTGATGGAGAAGAAGCCCTCGGAAGTGACCGAGGCGCTCGATGAATTCCTCTCCGATTACCTGTTCCCCCCGCGTGAAGATGGGAGCGATCCGCGCAAATGCCCGCAATGCGAGGCGGGGCGCTTGTCGCTGCGCGGCGGCAAGTATGGCGCATTTGTCGCCTGCTCGAACTATCCGGAATGCAAATTCACCCGCAAATTCGCCCAGCCCGGCGGCAGCGCGGACGCGGGCGAGGAAGGCGAACTGGGCAAGCACCCGGAAACCGGCGAGCCGATCATGCGCAAGGCGGGCCGCTTTGGCCCCTATATCCAGATGGGCGAGGGCGACACGCGCAAGATGGCGTCCATCCCCAAGGACATCGGCGAGATGACGCTGGATTGGGCGGTCAAGCTCCTGTCCTTGCCGCGCACCATCGGGCCGCATCCCGAAACGGGCGAACCGATCACCGCCAGCATTGGCCGCTATGGCCCCTATCTAGCGCATAATGGCAAATATGCGCGCCTGCGCAGCACCGCCGAAGTGTTCGAAACGGGCATGAACCTTGCCGTTACCAAGCTGGCCGAGGCGGCGGCGGGCGGCGGGCGCAGCCGCAATGCCCCTGCCGAGCCGCTCAAGGTGTTTGGCGCCCATCCCACCACCGGGGGCGAGATCAAGCTGCTGGCGGGCCGTTACGGCGCCTATGTCACCGATGGCACGACCAATGCCACGCTGCCCAAAGCTGTCGAGCAGGACAAGCTGACGCTGGAACAGGCGATCGCGCTGATCGACGAAAAGGCCGCGAAGGGGCCGAGCACCAAGGGCAAGAAAAAGGCTCCCGCGAAGAAGGCCGCGCCCAAGAAGGCAGCGGCGAAAAAGGCCGACGATGGCGAGGCCGCGGCCAAGCCTGCCGCCAAGAAAGCCGCAGCCAAGAAGCCTTCCGCCAAAAAGGCGCCTGCG
- the pstC gene encoding phosphate ABC transporter permease subunit PstC, translating into MSVETAGPSRAARQDAFFQALCFSAAMVLMATLAGLLIALVIGGWPALAHFGPKFFISAAWDPVAEDYGAAGPIVGTLVTAGLAMVMALPLAVGIAVFLVEFCPSVLAKYVSMAVELLAGIPSIVYGMWGLFVLAPWFALHVQLPLFYVVDPDSFWGHLFEGIPNGANIFTAAMILAIMVLPYIATVLRELLLSVPTHVREAAYGMGCTPYEVVSRIMLPYIRRSAIGAVMLGLGRALGETMAVTFIIGNSHEFPRSLFASGSTIASTIANEFAEASSDLHVSALLALGLVLFVITFAALVGARLLIGREKA; encoded by the coding sequence ATGAGCGTGGAGACGGCTGGCCCCTCGCGCGCGGCGCGACAGGATGCGTTTTTTCAGGCTTTGTGCTTTTCCGCCGCGATGGTGTTGATGGCCACGTTGGCGGGCCTGCTGATCGCGCTGGTGATCGGCGGTTGGCCCGCGCTGGCGCATTTCGGGCCAAAGTTCTTCATCTCGGCCGCATGGGACCCTGTGGCCGAGGATTACGGCGCGGCAGGCCCGATTGTCGGCACGCTGGTGACGGCGGGGCTGGCCATGGTGATGGCGCTGCCGCTGGCGGTGGGGATCGCGGTGTTTCTGGTGGAATTCTGCCCCTCGGTGCTGGCCAAATATGTCAGCATGGCGGTCGAGCTGCTGGCGGGCATCCCTTCGATTGTTTACGGCATGTGGGGCCTGTTCGTGCTGGCGCCGTGGTTTGCGCTGCATGTGCAATTGCCGCTGTTCTATGTGGTCGATCCTGACAGTTTCTGGGGCCATCTGTTTGAAGGCATCCCCAATGGCGCGAATATCTTCACCGCCGCGATGATCCTGGCGATCATGGTGCTGCCCTATATCGCCACGGTGCTGCGCGAATTGCTGCTCTCCGTGCCCACCCATGTGCGCGAGGCGGCCTATGGCATGGGCTGCACCCCCTATGAGGTGGTGAGCCGGATCATGCTGCCCTATATCCGCCGCAGCGCGATTGGCGCGGTGATGCTGGGTCTGGGCCGCGCGCTGGGCGAGACGATGGCGGTGACGTTCATCATCGGCAACAGCCACGAATTTCCGCGCAGCCTGTTTGCCAGCGGTTCGACGATTGCTTCCACCATCGCCAATGAATTTGCCGAGGCGAGCAGCGATCTGCATGTCTCGGCGCTGCTGGCGCTGGGGCTGGTGCTGTTTGTGATCACCTTTGCCGCGCTGGTGGGCGCGCGGCTGCTGATCGGGCGGGAGAAGGCGTGA
- the murI gene encoding glutamate racemase, producing the protein MAPTPPAQIAPTAPVLLFDSGVGGLSVLDALRRHLPDAPVIYVADNAGLPYGNKSEAQIAARVSGLLGRMTERLRPRLVCIACNTASTIALASVREVLEVPIVGTVPAIKPAAAMTQTGVIGLLGTQATIRQAYVDRLEHEFAAGKRLLRHGAPELVEAAEAKLRGLPVESRWVARAVAGLRDQPGGDQIDTVVLACTHFPLLTQELGEAFGPDVRFIDGADGIARRIAFLTQGQEFSRNEEDMALFTSGDGIAGLEPALEQRGLMHLGVF; encoded by the coding sequence ATGGCACCGACTCCCCCCGCACAGATCGCCCCTACCGCCCCTGTCCTGCTGTTTGATTCCGGCGTTGGCGGCTTGTCCGTGCTGGACGCGCTGCGCCGCCATCTGCCCGATGCGCCGGTGATCTATGTGGCCGACAATGCGGGCCTGCCCTATGGCAACAAGAGCGAGGCGCAGATTGCCGCGCGCGTGTCGGGCCTGCTGGGGCGGATGACCGAGCGTTTGCGCCCGCGCCTCGTCTGCATCGCGTGCAACACGGCCAGCACGATTGCTCTGGCCAGCGTGCGCGAAGTGCTGGAGGTGCCGATTGTCGGCACGGTCCCGGCCATCAAGCCCGCCGCCGCGATGACGCAGACCGGCGTGATCGGATTGCTGGGCACGCAGGCGACGATCCGGCAGGCCTATGTGGATCGACTGGAGCATGAATTTGCCGCCGGTAAACGCCTTTTGCGCCATGGTGCGCCCGAACTGGTCGAGGCGGCGGAGGCGAAATTGCGGGGTCTGCCGGTCGAGTCCCGATGGGTTGCGCGCGCGGTTGCGGGGCTGCGCGATCAGCCCGGCGGCGATCAGATCGACACGGTGGTGCTGGCCTGTACCCATTTTCCGCTGCTGACGCAGGAATTGGGCGAGGCGTTTGGCCCGGATGTCCGCTTTATCGACGGGGCCGACGGCATCGCGCGGCGCATCGCCTTTCTGACGCAAGGTCAGGAGTTTAGCCGTAACGAAGAGGACATGGCCCTGTTTACCAGCGGAGACGGGATCGCCGGGCTCGAACCCGCTCTGGAGCAGCGCGGATTGATGCATCTGGGCGTGTTCTGA
- the pstS gene encoding phosphate ABC transporter substrate-binding protein PstS produces the protein MFRKTVLAFGLGLAMISPAGAESFTGAGASFPASLYQAWAREYAAASGDQLNYQSIGSGGGVRQIIAHTVDFGATDRPLKPEELNRAGLVQFPAVIGGVVPVFNLPGIGPGQLRLSGRLLGDIFLGRIKRWNDPRIAALNPGLKLPPFPITVVHRADGSGTTFLFTSYLAQTSPDWAHAVGASDAVKWPAGIGGKGNDGVAAFVRQTYGALGYVEYIYARKGKVSYARVQNAAGQFPTPEPASFAAAAIAAPWGRAAGNYVLLLNQPGGGAWPISGATFILMHREQERPEKGRAVLRFFDWAFARGDATAARLSYVPLPASLKTMVRQQWRAIGGGK, from the coding sequence ATGTTTCGCAAAACCGTGCTGGCGTTCGGCCTTGGGCTGGCGATGATCTCGCCTGCCGGGGCCGAATCGTTCACCGGCGCGGGGGCCAGCTTTCCTGCCTCGCTCTATCAGGCATGGGCCCGCGAATATGCCGCCGCCAGCGGGGATCAATTGAATTATCAATCCATTGGCTCGGGCGGCGGGGTGCGCCAGATCATCGCCCATACCGTCGATTTCGGCGCCACAGACCGGCCCTTGAAGCCCGAGGAGTTGAACCGGGCGGGGCTGGTGCAATTTCCTGCTGTGATTGGCGGGGTGGTGCCGGTGTTCAACCTGCCGGGCATCGGGCCAGGGCAATTGCGGCTCTCGGGCCGCCTCTTGGGCGACATTTTTCTGGGGCGGATCAAGCGCTGGAACGATCCGCGTATCGCCGCGCTCAATCCGGGGCTGAAATTGCCGCCTTTCCCGATCACGGTGGTTCACCGCGCCGATGGTTCGGGCACGACTTTCCTTTTCACCTCCTATCTGGCCCAAACCTCGCCCGATTGGGCGCATGCCGTGGGGGCAAGCGATGCCGTCAAATGGCCCGCCGGGATTGGCGGCAAGGGCAATGACGGCGTGGCGGCCTTTGTGCGCCAGACCTATGGCGCGCTGGGCTATGTCGAATATATTTACGCACGTAAGGGCAAGGTCAGCTATGCCCGCGTGCAGAATGCCGCAGGGCAATTCCCCACGCCCGAACCGGCCAGCTTTGCCGCCGCGGCGATCGCCGCGCCATGGGGGCGGGCGGCGGGCAATTACGTCCTGCTGCTGAACCAACCGGGAGGCGGGGCATGGCCGATCTCGGGGGCGACCTTCATCCTGATGCACCGCGAGCAGGAGCGCCCGGAAAAGGGCCGCGCGGTGCTGCGTTTCTTTGACTGGGCCTTTGCGCGCGGCGATGCCACGGCGGCGCGCCTGTCCTATGTGCCGCTGCCTGCCTCGCTGAAAACCATGGTGCGCCAGCAATGGCGGGCAATCGGGGGCGGCAAATGA